From Lycium ferocissimum isolate CSIRO_LF1 chromosome 12, AGI_CSIRO_Lferr_CH_V1, whole genome shotgun sequence, one genomic window encodes:
- the LOC132041058 gene encoding uncharacterized protein LOC132041058 encodes MQLSNQQRYENYPIQYPYVQPPSDPFLFNQRDMYSSPRPMFNPVPELSFGIGQNLPPEGYNANSNRATIPSTRYLRTRRTRASYRRGRMPIFRGSSSHSGRAATEREYETNNQYQNAPWSSYPARDPRRTPIPNSLYDPSYAENGLPVDPFLRAMQLNPNFSNSRGNN; translated from the exons ATGCAGCTCAG CAACCAACAACGATATGAAAATTATCCGATTCAATACCCATATGTTCAACCCCCATCTGATCCATTCCTGTTCAATCAACGTGACATGTATTCTTCCCCAAG ACCTATGTTTAATCCTGTTCCTGAACTCTCATTTGGTATCGGTCAGAATTTACCTCCAGAG GGATACAACGCCAACTCTAATAGGGCAACCATTCCTTCAACAAGATATCTGAGAACTCGTCGCACAAGG GCTAGCTACAGGCGAGGAAGGATGCCAATATTTCGTGGATCGTCTTCACATTCAGGC AGAGCGGCCACTGAAAGAGAATATGAGACAAATAACCAATACCAAAATGCTCCATGGAGTAGTTATCCAGCAAGAGATCCACGGAGAAC ACCAATTCCTAACAGTCTGTATGATCCAAGCTATGCTGAGAATGGTCTGCCGGTGGATCCTTTCTTACGCGCTATGCAGTTGAATCCAAACTTCA GCAACAGTAGAGGTAACAACTAA